One region of Tistrella mobilis genomic DNA includes:
- a CDS encoding molybdopterin cofactor-binding domain-containing protein has protein sequence MTHIATTRMNRRSFLKAGAAVTGGLVVSLTLPLGTRPADAGTATADAARFSPNAFIRIDHQGIATLVMPMVEMGQGVYQGQAMLIAEELEIGLDQVRLEHAPADPAYINPLIGGQITGGSTTIRAMWLPLRQAGAVARTLLVQAAAARWGVDAAGCTARDGRVHDAAGGRSFGYGALVDDAARLPLPDAAAVALKDPADFRLIGRPLHRLDTADKVNGRAQFGIDARLPGMKIAAIAIAPVFGGRPAGLDEAAAKAVRGVHQVVTTDEAVAVIADHWWAAHKGLEAAAIRWDDGDHGSVGMADLRADLDAASRRPGAIARDEGGVDAALAGAAQRLEAVYELPFLAHAALEPMNCTVHVHDGACDIWVGTQIPGIARAVAAGILGIPAEKVVIHNHLIGGGFGRRLEADGIAHAVKIARQVSGPVKLVWSREEDIRHDVYRPYYYDRLQAGLDAGGRPVAWTHRVSGSSIMARFAPAAVVNGVDPDGVEGAAEPPYAFPAIRVEFQRVEPRHVPTGWWRGVGPTHNVFVVESFVDELAAAAGADPVAWRRSLLDANPRARAVLDRAAAASGWGGALPAGHGRGVALQYAFGSYLAMVAEVEVAADGGVRVHRLVVAVDCGRAVNPDQIRAQMEGGAIFGLTAALHGEITITDGRVAQGNFDTCLPMRIDEVPVVETHLIDSSEAPGGIGETATAAVSPAVTNAIFAATGKRLRRLPIDPAALKRV, from the coding sequence ATGACTCATATCGCGACGACCCGCATGAACCGGCGCAGCTTCCTGAAGGCCGGCGCCGCCGTGACCGGCGGCCTGGTCGTGTCGCTGACCCTGCCTTTGGGCACCCGCCCCGCCGATGCTGGCACCGCCACCGCCGATGCCGCGCGCTTCAGCCCCAACGCCTTCATCCGCATCGATCATCAGGGCATCGCCACCCTGGTGATGCCGATGGTGGAGATGGGCCAGGGCGTGTATCAGGGCCAGGCCATGCTGATCGCCGAAGAGCTGGAGATCGGCCTGGATCAGGTCCGGCTGGAGCATGCGCCGGCCGACCCCGCCTATATCAATCCGCTGATCGGCGGCCAGATCACCGGCGGGTCGACCACCATCCGGGCGATGTGGCTGCCGCTGCGGCAGGCCGGGGCGGTGGCCCGTACCCTGCTGGTCCAGGCGGCCGCCGCGCGCTGGGGCGTGGATGCCGCCGGCTGCACCGCGCGTGACGGCCGCGTGCATGATGCCGCAGGCGGGCGCAGCTTCGGCTATGGCGCGCTGGTCGACGATGCCGCCCGGCTGCCGCTGCCCGATGCCGCCGCCGTGGCGCTGAAGGATCCCGCCGATTTCCGCCTGATCGGCCGGCCGCTCCACCGGCTGGACACGGCCGACAAGGTGAACGGCCGGGCGCAGTTCGGCATCGATGCCCGGCTGCCGGGCATGAAGATCGCCGCGATCGCCATCGCCCCGGTCTTCGGCGGCCGCCCCGCCGGGCTGGACGAGGCGGCGGCAAAAGCGGTGCGCGGCGTGCATCAGGTGGTGACCACCGACGAGGCGGTGGCCGTGATCGCCGACCATTGGTGGGCGGCCCATAAGGGGCTGGAGGCGGCCGCGATCCGCTGGGACGATGGCGACCACGGCAGCGTCGGCATGGCCGATCTCCGTGCCGATCTGGACGCCGCCTCGCGCCGTCCCGGTGCCATTGCCCGCGACGAGGGCGGGGTGGATGCGGCGCTGGCCGGGGCGGCGCAGCGGCTGGAGGCGGTCTATGAACTGCCCTTCCTGGCCCATGCGGCGCTGGAGCCGATGAACTGCACCGTGCACGTCCATGACGGCGCCTGCGACATCTGGGTCGGCACCCAGATCCCCGGCATCGCCCGGGCGGTGGCGGCGGGCATTCTGGGCATCCCGGCGGAGAAGGTCGTGATCCACAACCATCTGATCGGCGGCGGTTTCGGCCGGCGGCTGGAGGCCGACGGCATCGCCCATGCGGTGAAGATCGCCCGTCAGGTTTCGGGCCCGGTCAAGCTGGTGTGGAGCCGGGAGGAAGACATCCGCCATGATGTATATCGGCCGTATTACTACGACCGGTTGCAGGCGGGGCTCGATGCCGGGGGCCGCCCGGTGGCCTGGACGCATCGGGTTTCGGGCTCGTCGATCATGGCCCGCTTCGCGCCGGCCGCGGTGGTCAACGGCGTCGATCCGGATGGCGTCGAGGGTGCCGCCGAACCACCCTATGCCTTCCCGGCCATCCGGGTGGAATTTCAGCGGGTCGAGCCGCGCCATGTGCCGACCGGCTGGTGGCGGGGCGTCGGCCCCACCCACAACGTCTTCGTGGTCGAAAGCTTCGTCGACGAGCTGGCGGCCGCGGCCGGCGCCGATCCGGTCGCCTGGCGTCGCAGCCTGCTGGATGCCAATCCGCGCGCCCGCGCCGTGCTCGACCGTGCCGCCGCGGCGTCCGGCTGGGGCGGGGCGCTGCCGGCCGGCCATGGCCGCGGGGTGGCGCTGCAATACGCCTTCGGCAGCTATCTGGCGATGGTCGCAGAGGTGGAGGTCGCGGCCGATGGCGGGGTGCGCGTCCACCGCCTGGTCGTGGCGGTGGATTGCGGCCGTGCGGTCAACCCCGATCAGATCCGCGCCCAGATGGAAGGCGGCGCCATTTTCGGCCTGACCGCCGCACTCCATGGCGAGATCACCATCACCGACGGCCGGGTGGCGCAGGGCAATTTCGACACCTGTCTGCCGATGCGCATCGACGAGGTGCCGGTGGTCGAAACCCATCTGATCGACAGCAGCGAGGCCCCGGGCGGCATCGGCGAAACCGCCACCGCCGCGGTCTCCCCCGCCGTCACCAACGCCATCTTCGCCGCCACCGGTAAACGCCTTCGCCGCCTGCCGATCGATCCGGCGGCGCTGAAGCGGGTGTGA
- a CDS encoding (2Fe-2S)-binding protein, which yields MAFEITINGARHRVDVDGDTPLLWVLRDVLGMTGTKFGCGAALCGACTVHMDGQPVRSCITPVEAVGEAPVTTIEALETLPVGPALQAAWVALDVPQCGYCQSGQLMSAAALLTATPKPSDAEIDGAMSGNVCRCGTYPRIRAAIHRAAGAA from the coding sequence ATGGCCTTCGAGATCACGATCAACGGCGCCCGCCATCGGGTGGACGTCGACGGCGACACGCCGCTGCTCTGGGTGCTGCGCGACGTGCTGGGCATGACCGGCACCAAATTCGGCTGCGGTGCAGCACTCTGCGGCGCCTGCACCGTCCACATGGACGGCCAGCCGGTCCGGTCCTGCATCACGCCGGTCGAGGCGGTGGGCGAGGCACCGGTCACCACCATCGAGGCGCTGGAGACCCTGCCGGTCGGCCCGGCGCTGCAGGCGGCCTGGGTGGCGCTGGACGTGCCGCAATGCGGCTATTGCCAGTCGGGCCAGCTGATGTCGGCCGCGGCCCTGCTGACCGCGACGCCGAAGCCTTCCGATGCCGAGATCGACGGCGCCATGTCGGGCAATGTCTGCCGCTGCGGCACCTATCCCCGCATCCGTGCGGCCATCCATCGCGCCGCCGGCGCGGCCTGA
- the lpdA gene encoding dihydrolipoyl dehydrogenase has translation MKDISCKLLVIGAGPGGYVCAIRAGQLGVDTVIVEAKKPGGTCLNVGCIPSKALIHAAEEFEKLVHMAGGTSPLGITATAPRIDLARTVAWKDQIVGRLTGGVSGLLKKARVKVVQGHARFRDGKTVEVETETGLQVIKAEAVVIATGSEPVELPFLPFGDRVISSTEALALPAVPERFVVVGAGYIGLELGTAYAKLGAKVTVVESQSRILPLYDAELTRPAAKRLEELGVEVLTGAKARGLSRGGDGLVVETQSGDEITLPADKILVTVGRRPATRGWGIEELVLDMQGPFISVGERCQTSMRGIYAIGDVTGEPMLAHRAMAQGEMVAEIIAGHKRVWDKRCIPAVCFTDPEIVTAGLSPEEAKRLGTEVRTAQFPFTANGRAMTKLGEQGFVRVVFRADNNLVLGIQATGQGVSELSAAFALAIEMGARLEDIAGTIHAHPTQGEAFQEAALKGLGHALHI, from the coding sequence ATGAAGGATATTTCCTGCAAGCTGCTGGTGATCGGCGCCGGCCCGGGCGGTTATGTCTGCGCGATCCGCGCCGGCCAGCTGGGCGTCGACACCGTGATCGTCGAGGCGAAGAAGCCGGGCGGCACCTGCCTCAATGTCGGCTGCATCCCTTCCAAGGCGCTGATCCATGCCGCCGAGGAGTTCGAGAAGCTGGTGCATATGGCCGGGGGCACGTCGCCGCTCGGCATCACCGCCACGGCGCCCAGGATCGATCTTGCCCGCACCGTCGCCTGGAAGGACCAGATCGTCGGCCGGCTGACCGGCGGCGTCTCGGGCCTGCTGAAGAAGGCGCGGGTCAAGGTGGTTCAGGGCCATGCCCGTTTCCGCGACGGCAAGACGGTGGAGGTCGAAACCGAAACCGGCCTTCAGGTGATCAAGGCCGAAGCGGTGGTCATCGCCACGGGCTCCGAGCCGGTGGAACTGCCCTTCCTGCCCTTCGGCGACCGGGTGATCTCGTCGACCGAGGCGCTGGCGCTGCCGGCGGTGCCGGAGCGCTTCGTGGTGGTCGGTGCCGGCTATATCGGCCTCGAACTCGGCACCGCCTATGCCAAGCTGGGTGCGAAGGTGACGGTGGTGGAAAGCCAGTCGCGCATCCTGCCGCTCTATGATGCCGAATTGACCAGGCCGGCCGCGAAGCGGCTGGAAGAGCTGGGCGTCGAGGTGCTGACGGGTGCGAAGGCGCGCGGCCTGTCGCGCGGCGGCGACGGTCTCGTGGTCGAAACCCAAAGCGGGGACGAGATCACCCTGCCGGCCGACAAGATCCTGGTCACCGTCGGCCGCCGCCCGGCCACCCGCGGCTGGGGGATCGAGGAGCTGGTGCTCGACATGCAGGGCCCCTTCATCTCGGTCGGCGAGCGCTGCCAGACCTCGATGCGCGGCATCTATGCCATCGGCGACGTGACCGGAGAGCCGATGCTGGCCCACCGTGCCATGGCCCAGGGCGAGATGGTCGCCGAGATCATCGCCGGCCATAAGCGCGTCTGGGACAAGCGCTGCATCCCGGCGGTCTGCTTCACCGATCCTGAAATCGTGACCGCGGGCCTGTCGCCGGAAGAGGCGAAGCGCCTCGGCACCGAGGTCAGGACCGCCCAGTTCCCGTTCACGGCCAATGGCCGCGCGATGACGAAGCTGGGCGAGCAGGGCTTCGTGCGGGTGGTCTTCCGTGCCGACAACAATCTGGTGCTGGGCATCCAGGCCACCGGCCAGGGTGTCTCGGAACTCTCCGCCGCCTTTGCGCTCGCCATCGAAATGGGCGCGCGTCTGGAAGACATCGCCGGCACCATCCACGCCCACCCCACCCAGGGCGAGGCCTTCCAGGAGGCGGCGCTCAAGGGCCTGGGCCACGCCCTGCATATCTGA
- a CDS encoding dihydrolipoamide acetyltransferase family protein: MGEHIIKMPDVGEGIAEAELVEWHIEVGQIVREDAVLAAVMTDKATVEIPSPVDGKVLWLGAEIGDVVSVGAPLIRLEVEGEGNVAAGAAAPAAAASKPAAAQPADEEDGAPPAAPAQAAEPAPELKTVPKPQPAAKPLGAGAGTVAMAPGAPRGEHEKPIASPAVRHRAREAGVDLRQVRGTGPAGRITHEDLDRFFAGQDQRPAAGGLVADTSVSEIKVVGLRRRIAEQMTLSKSRIPHITYVEEVDVTALEELRGKLNAEKGRDRPKLTILPFLMRAMVKAIAEQPRLNARYDDQAGIIHQYGGVHIGVAAQTPTGLVVPVVKHTEARDIWACAAELSRLAEAARNGTATREELTGSTITITSLGALGGVVTTPVINHPEVAIIGVNKMMIRPVWDGSAFVPRKMMNLSSSFDHRVIDGWDAAVFVQRIRSLLETPATIFIEG; the protein is encoded by the coding sequence ATGGGCGAGCATATCATCAAGATGCCCGATGTCGGCGAAGGCATCGCCGAGGCCGAGCTGGTCGAATGGCATATCGAGGTCGGCCAGATCGTCCGTGAGGACGCGGTCCTGGCGGCGGTGATGACCGACAAGGCGACGGTGGAAATCCCCTCGCCGGTCGACGGCAAGGTGCTGTGGCTGGGCGCCGAGATCGGCGACGTGGTCAGTGTCGGCGCGCCGCTGATCCGGCTGGAGGTGGAAGGCGAGGGCAATGTCGCCGCCGGTGCGGCGGCACCGGCCGCCGCGGCGTCAAAGCCCGCCGCGGCCCAGCCTGCGGACGAGGAAGACGGCGCCCCGCCGGCCGCCCCCGCCCAGGCGGCGGAGCCGGCGCCCGAGTTGAAGACCGTGCCCAAGCCGCAGCCGGCTGCGAAGCCGCTGGGAGCTGGTGCCGGCACAGTCGCCATGGCCCCGGGTGCCCCCCGGGGGGAGCACGAAAAGCCGATCGCCTCTCCCGCCGTGCGCCATCGGGCGCGCGAGGCCGGGGTGGATCTGCGCCAGGTGCGCGGCACCGGCCCGGCCGGCCGCATCACCCATGAAGACCTGGACCGCTTCTTTGCCGGCCAGGACCAGCGCCCCGCCGCGGGCGGGCTGGTGGCCGATACCAGCGTCAGCGAAATCAAGGTGGTGGGCCTGCGCCGGCGCATCGCCGAGCAGATGACGCTGTCGAAGTCGCGCATCCCCCACATCACCTATGTGGAAGAGGTGGACGTCACGGCGCTTGAAGAGCTGCGCGGCAAGCTCAACGCCGAGAAGGGCCGCGACCGGCCCAAGCTCACCATCCTGCCCTTCCTGATGCGGGCGATGGTCAAGGCGATCGCCGAACAGCCGCGGCTGAATGCGCGCTATGACGATCAGGCGGGCATCATCCATCAGTATGGCGGCGTGCATATCGGCGTTGCCGCCCAGACCCCCACGGGCCTGGTCGTGCCGGTGGTGAAGCATACCGAGGCCCGCGACATCTGGGCCTGCGCCGCGGAACTCTCGCGCCTGGCCGAGGCCGCCCGGAACGGCACCGCAACGCGCGAAGAGCTGACCGGCTCCACCATCACCATCACCTCGCTGGGGGCGCTTGGCGGCGTGGTCACCACGCCGGTGATCAACCATCCGGAAGTTGCCATCATCGGCGTCAACAAGATGATGATCCGCCCGGTCTGGGACGGGTCTGCCTTCGTGCCGCGGAAGATGATGAACCTGTCGTCCAGTTTCGATCATCGCGTGATCGACGGCTGGGATGCCGCCGTTTTCGTCCAGCGTATCAGGTCGCTGCTGGAAACCCCGGCGACCATCTTCATCGAGGGCTGA